The proteins below are encoded in one region of Brachyspira intermedia PWS/A:
- a CDS encoding 5-bromo-4-chloroindolyl phosphate hydrolysis family protein — protein sequence MARDEDDFIFQKLRQNIQRNFPREDDVNNYNQNNYKNDSYSNKDSLTILETERNIYKITDFSQKIDDPELTPALKEMIGILKEMVSYSKANKEGEKKLEKINEYHLPTAIKMLNSYIDFCNFPVKNENMQKTAQEIEDVIIKLNEALKKMLVEMNQNKLMDINSDIDVLKNMLDKDGY from the coding sequence GAAATTTTCCAAGAGAAGATGATGTAAATAATTATAATCAAAATAATTATAAAAATGATAGTTATTCAAATAAAGACAGTTTAACAATTTTAGAAACAGAAAGAAATATATATAAAATTACAGATTTCTCTCAAAAAATAGATGATCCTGAACTTACTCCTGCATTAAAAGAAATGATAGGTATATTAAAAGAAATGGTCTCATATTCTAAAGCTAATAAAGAGGGAGAGAAAAAACTAGAAAAAATAAATGAATATCATCTTCCTACAGCTATAAAAATGCTTAATTCTTATATAGATTTTTGTAATTTTCCTGTAAAAAATGAAAATATGCAAAAAACAGCACAGGAAATAGAAGATGTTATAATAAAATTAAATGAAGCATTGAAAAAAATGCTTGTAGAAATGAATCAGAATAAATTAATGGATATAAACAGCGATATAGATGTATTAAAAAACATGCTTGATAAAGATGGTTATTAA